The genomic segment GCAGCTCCCGGCTCAGCGTCGACCCGCGCGCCGAGATCAGGAAGAAGCGGTCGAAGGCGTTTCGTGGATGCGCGGGATCGGGCGGCGTGCCGTGATCCGGCGGCGGAGCAATTGACATCGGGTCCTCATCTAGGTCATCGGCCGGATTTTGTCGCGCGCATCGTCCCAGATCACCTGGCAGACAGGGAAGAACGATCACGTACGCTGGGCCGGTGTCACAGGAGCAACAGCCGCGGCCGGAGCCGCTCGACCCGCCGATGGTGCCGTTCGCCGTCGCCGGGCTGATCGCCTGGGCGGTGGCCGGCCTGGTGCTACTGATCTTCTTCCGGGACTGGCTCACCGAATCCGGGCGTCAGAACTGGCTCTGGACCTGCCTGGCCGGTTTCCTGTGGGGCTTTCCCGGCTTGGCGGTGATGATGCGCCACGACGCCAACCGGCGTCGACGGCGCGCGGCCGCCGCGCAGCGACAGCGCTGACCGGTCAGGGGTGGCCGTACGGCTCCGCCGGCTCGGCCGCCTCCACCGAACCCGGGGCCCGGCTGACCGTCATGGCCTCGACCGCGCTGTCGTCGTAGACGGTCGGCAGTTCGTCGACGGGCGTCTCCGGCGTCTCCACAAGCGTCTCCGAGTGCGCGCCGCACCCGTGGTCGGCGCTCACCACCCGGCCGTCGTCAGGGGCGTAGAAGTTGCCGCAGGCGCCGAACGCCAGGCGCAGCGAACCGGCGAGCGGCAGGTAGAAGCCGCAGGTGCCGCAGCGGGCGGCGGCCGGCGCGGCGACCGAGATCGCGGCGTCCGGGCCGTGCTCGCCGTCGTACCAGCGCTGGGCGGCCTCGGCACGGCCCTCCCGGGACAGCACCCGGGGCCGGCCCAGGCCGAGTTCCCACGCGGTCTCCTCCACCGCCGGGTCGTCGGAGAGCAGGTAGCCGGGGGCGAGCCGCTCGTCGTCGGCAGGGGTGGGCAGCAGGTCACCCGGACCCAGGTCGCCCGGCTTGAGCCGCTCCTGCCAGGGCAGCCAGCCCGGCGCGAGCAGCGCGTCCGGGCCGGGCAGCAGCACCGTCTCGCAGATGGTGACGTGCCGGCTGCGCGGCACCCGGGTCACCGTGACGGCCCAGCGCCAGCCGCGGTAACCCGCCATCCGGCATTCGAAGTAGTGGGTGACGACCCGATCGCCCTCGGCGACCGCCTGGAGATGATCGCCGATGTCGGTGGGCTCCACCTCGGTGATCGCGTCGCGGGCCACCTCGACGGCGGCGGCGCAGACCTGGTCGAGCCGGGGAGCGCGGGCGGAGGCGGGCCTGGTCACCGGACCATTGTTCCCCATGCCCGTCCACGGGCGACAGGCACTCCCCGGAGTCATTCTCTCCGGGTGATGCGGCGCACGTGGAAGGGATGGGCGAGGATGGGACGCATGGCGCTGTCCTCCCGCTCCGGCCGCTCCTTCCTCGGGCGGACCGTCGGCACCGGCATCCGCGCCACCCGGCTGCTGCTGCGGGGCTCGCTGCACGGCGGGCGCTGGATGACCCGGCGGGCCGGCACCGCCCGGGCCCGCAGCGCCGGCAACGAGGTCGGCATGGTCCGCCTGTTCGACCTGCACGCCCTCTCCTGCGCCGGTGACACGCTCATCGCCATCGGCCTGGCCGGGACGATCTTCTTCGACGTGCCGCTGGGCGAGGCGCGCAACAAGGTGGCGCTCTACCTGCTGGTGACCATGGTCCCGTTCGCCATGCTCGCCCCGGTGGTCGGCCCGCTGCTCGACCACTTCCGGCACGGCCGGCGGTACGCGCTGGCCACCACCATGCTCGGCCGGGCGTTCCTGGCCTGGTTGATCTCCGACTACATCGGCGGCTTCGGGCTCTACCCGGCGGCGTTCGGGGTGCTCGCGCTCTCCCGGGCGTACGGGGTGGCCCGCTCGGCGGCGGTCCCCCGGCTGCTCCCCGAAGGGCTCGGGCTGTCCCAGGTCGGGGCGCGCGCGAGCGTCTACGGCACGGTGGCCGGCGCGCTCGTCGCACCGATCGGGCTGGCCGCGTTCTGGTTCGGGCCGCAGTGGCCGCTGCGGGTCGCCTCGGTGATCTTCCTGATCGGCATGGTGATCTCGCTGCGGCTGCCGCCGAAGGCCGACTCCGAGCCACCGGAGCGGATGCCGCACCCGTTGCGCGCGATGCGCCGCCGCGACGGGGAGCGCCCGCTGGGCCGGGGCCGCCCCAGCGGCCGGCTGGTGATCGCCACGCTGATCGGGGCGGCGGCGCTCCGCGGGCTGTACGGCTTCCTGCTGCTGTTCCTGGCCTTCGCGATCAAGGCCGGTGACCTGACCACCGATTTCTTCGGCCGCGACCTCGGCGCCCAGGGCGCGCTGGGCCTGGTCGGCGGCGCGCTGGCGGTCGGCACGTTCCTGGCCACCGCGATCGGCACCCGGCTGCGCATCCACCGGCCGACAGCGCTCCAGTCCAGCGGCACGATTGTGGTGGCCGGTGTGGCGGTGCTCGCCGCGCTGAAGTTCTCGCTGCCGATGGTGGCGCTGCTCTGCCTGGTCGCCGCGATGATGAGCGGCATCGCCAAGCTCGCGGTGGACGCCTCGATCCAGGAACGCATCCCGGAGCGGCTGCGCGCCAGCTCGTTCGCGCACTCGGAGACCGCGCTGATGCTCGCGTTCGTAGCCGGGGGCGGGCTCGGGCTGGTGCCGTTCACCGGCCTGATCGGCGTGACTGTCGCCGCCGCGGTGGCGGCGCTGGTGGCCGTACGCGGTGTGCTGGTCGCCGGCAAGCTGCGCGGTGAGCACCTGGCCGGCCGCCCGCTCGGTGACGAGGAACTGGCGGCGGAGCAGGCCACCCGGGCGAGGGAAACGGCCGACACCTCGTCGGACGACGTGACGCCCACGTCACCGGCACCCCAGCGCTCCGGCCCGCCGGACGACGACGGGCTGGCCCCGCCCGGCTTCCACATCTACCGGCCGTCGTCCTCGGTGGGCGGCCCCGGCGGCGTCGAGGACACCGAGCGGCGCGACCCCCGGGGGCCGGTGGCGTGACCGGTCTGCTCGTGGTCACGGCGGTGCCCGCCGAGGCCGAGGCGATCCGCGCCGGCCTCACCGCGTCAACCGCACAGACACCGCCGGACGGGACGGCACCGCAGGACGTGACAGCACCGCCGGACGTGACGGTGCTGCCGGTCGGGGTCGGCCCGGCCGTCGCCG from the Micromonospora sp. WMMA1947 genome contains:
- a CDS encoding DUF2530 domain-containing protein, giving the protein MSQEQQPRPEPLDPPMVPFAVAGLIAWAVAGLVLLIFFRDWLTESGRQNWLWTCLAGFLWGFPGLAVMMRHDANRRRRRAAAAQRQR
- a CDS encoding DUF3027 domain-containing protein, translating into MGNNGPVTRPASARAPRLDQVCAAAVEVARDAITEVEPTDIGDHLQAVAEGDRVVTHYFECRMAGYRGWRWAVTVTRVPRSRHVTICETVLLPGPDALLAPGWLPWQERLKPGDLGPGDLLPTPADDERLAPGYLLSDDPAVEETAWELGLGRPRVLSREGRAEAAQRWYDGEHGPDAAISVAAPAAARCGTCGFYLPLAGSLRLAFGACGNFYAPDDGRVVSADHGCGAHSETLVETPETPVDELPTVYDDSAVEAMTVSRAPGSVEAAEPAEPYGHP
- a CDS encoding MFS transporter — its product is MALSSRSGRSFLGRTVGTGIRATRLLLRGSLHGGRWMTRRAGTARARSAGNEVGMVRLFDLHALSCAGDTLIAIGLAGTIFFDVPLGEARNKVALYLLVTMVPFAMLAPVVGPLLDHFRHGRRYALATTMLGRAFLAWLISDYIGGFGLYPAAFGVLALSRAYGVARSAAVPRLLPEGLGLSQVGARASVYGTVAGALVAPIGLAAFWFGPQWPLRVASVIFLIGMVISLRLPPKADSEPPERMPHPLRAMRRRDGERPLGRGRPSGRLVIATLIGAAALRGLYGFLLLFLAFAIKAGDLTTDFFGRDLGAQGALGLVGGALAVGTFLATAIGTRLRIHRPTALQSSGTIVVAGVAVLAALKFSLPMVALLCLVAAMMSGIAKLAVDASIQERIPERLRASSFAHSETALMLAFVAGGGLGLVPFTGLIGVTVAAAVAALVAVRGVLVAGKLRGEHLAGRPLGDEELAAEQATRARETADTSSDDVTPTSPAPQRSGPPDDDGLAPPGFHIYRPSSSVGGPGGVEDTERRDPRGPVA